Proteins found in one Paenibacillus borealis genomic segment:
- the yajC gene encoding preprotein translocase subunit YajC, whose amino-acid sequence MSQFQLAAASGGGGSILGLVGPFVLMFVVFYFLLIRPQQKKTKARNGMLKSLKKGDKVVTIGGLHGTIMEISDDIVVLRVNDVTRLTFDRGSISHAVVEVEDKD is encoded by the coding sequence ATGTCACAATTTCAACTGGCAGCAGCTTCAGGCGGGGGAGGCAGCATCCTTGGCCTGGTAGGTCCATTTGTACTTATGTTTGTTGTTTTCTACTTCCTGCTGATTCGTCCGCAGCAGAAGAAAACCAAAGCACGCAACGGAATGCTCAAGTCTTTGAAAAAAGGCGATAAGGTAGTTACTATCGGGGGTCTTCACGGAACAATCATGGAGATTTCGGATGACATCGTTGTATTGCGGGTTAATGACGTGACCCGATTAACCTTTGACCGGGGTTCGATCAGTCACGCTGTAGTGGAAGTAGAAGACAAGGATTGA
- the queA gene encoding tRNA preQ1(34) S-adenosylmethionine ribosyltransferase-isomerase QueA, producing the protein MNVDNYDFNLPEELIAQTPLADRSSSRLLLVNKENGQLEHGHFTDILQQFRPGDTLVLNDTRVIPARLFGVKEDTGAKAEVLLLKNLGEDRWEALVKPGKKLKTGAVIIFSEELRAVIEDEADMGGRTLRFIYQGIFQEILDRLGSMPLPPYIKETLSDRERYQTVYARHEGSAAAPTAGLHFTKELLEQIAAIGVNIAYITLHVGLGTFRPMSVETVEEHVMHAEYYELSQETADMLNAARARGGRIIAVGTTSCRTLETAGRQAAGEPLKASSGWTDIFIYPGYEFTVVNALITNFHLPKSTLVMLVSALAGREHILAAYEEAIKQQYRFFSFGDAMFIY; encoded by the coding sequence ATGAATGTAGACAATTATGATTTCAATTTACCCGAGGAACTGATTGCCCAGACTCCGCTTGCGGACCGCAGTTCATCCAGACTGCTGCTCGTAAACAAAGAGAACGGTCAACTGGAACACGGACATTTCACAGATATACTGCAGCAATTCCGTCCCGGAGATACACTGGTACTGAATGATACGAGGGTTATCCCTGCCAGACTGTTCGGTGTCAAAGAAGATACCGGAGCCAAGGCAGAGGTTCTGCTGCTGAAGAATCTTGGTGAAGACCGCTGGGAAGCGCTGGTCAAGCCCGGCAAGAAGCTGAAGACCGGAGCTGTGATTATCTTCAGCGAAGAGCTTCGTGCCGTAATAGAGGATGAAGCGGATATGGGCGGCCGGACGCTGCGCTTCATCTATCAGGGAATCTTCCAGGAGATTCTGGACAGGCTCGGATCGATGCCGCTTCCCCCGTACATCAAGGAAACTCTGAGTGACCGTGAACGTTATCAGACGGTCTATGCGCGGCATGAAGGATCGGCGGCTGCGCCGACGGCCGGACTGCATTTCACCAAAGAACTGCTGGAGCAGATTGCAGCGATCGGCGTGAATATCGCTTATATTACCCTGCACGTAGGTCTTGGCACATTCCGTCCGATGTCTGTAGAAACGGTGGAAGAGCATGTGATGCATGCCGAATATTACGAATTATCCCAAGAGACGGCAGATATGCTGAACGCCGCGAGAGCCAGAGGCGGAAGAATTATCGCTGTCGGCACCACCTCCTGCCGGACCCTTGAGACGGCGGGAAGACAAGCGGCGGGCGAACCGCTGAAGGCATCAAGCGGCTGGACGGATATTTTTATCTATCCCGGCTACGAATTCACTGTCGTCAATGCACTGATTACTAATTTCCATCTGCCGAAGTCAACTTTGGTCATGCTGGTGAGCGCTTTAGCCGGCCGGGAGCATATTCTCGCCGCCTATGAAGAAGCGATTAAGCAGCAGTACCGGTTCTTCAGCTTTGGCGATGCAATGTTCATTTATTAA
- the tgt gene encoding tRNA guanosine(34) transglycosylase Tgt: protein MAAITYEHIKTCKQSGARLGRVHTPHGIIETPTFMPVGTQATVKTMSPEELKQMNAQIILSNTYHLFLRPGHEIIGEAGGLHKFMNWDRPILTDSGGFQVFSLSDMRKITEEGVHFRSHLNGDKKFLSPEVAMEVQNALGSDIMMAFDECPPYPAEYEYVKKSLERTTRWAERCLKSHARPNDQGLFAIVQGGMHEDLRRQSAADLTSMDFPGYAIGGLSVGESKQLMYEVLDYTVPLLPQGKPRYLMGVGSPDALLEGSIRGIDMFDCVLPTRIARNGTTMTSQGRLVVRNAQYARDFGPLDPECDCYTCRNYSRAYLRHLIKADETFGLRLTTYHNLHFLLELMRKVREAIMEDRLLDFRDEFFAQYGLYDNLKGF from the coding sequence ATGGCAGCAATCACTTACGAACATATTAAGACCTGTAAGCAGTCCGGAGCACGGCTCGGAAGAGTCCACACTCCGCACGGAATTATTGAAACACCGACCTTTATGCCGGTAGGTACACAAGCCACCGTTAAGACAATGAGTCCTGAAGAGCTTAAGCAAATGAATGCGCAGATTATTCTGAGCAATACCTATCATCTGTTCCTTCGTCCGGGCCATGAGATTATCGGCGAAGCCGGTGGACTGCACAAATTCATGAACTGGGACCGGCCGATCCTGACAGACAGCGGCGGCTTCCAGGTATTCTCGCTGAGCGACATGCGTAAGATCACCGAAGAAGGCGTTCATTTCCGCTCCCACCTGAATGGTGACAAGAAGTTTCTCTCGCCGGAAGTGGCGATGGAAGTCCAGAATGCACTCGGTTCCGATATTATGATGGCCTTCGATGAATGCCCGCCTTATCCGGCAGAATATGAATATGTCAAAAAGTCACTTGAACGCACCACCCGCTGGGCAGAAAGATGCCTTAAGAGCCATGCACGCCCTAATGATCAGGGGCTGTTCGCGATTGTACAGGGGGGCATGCACGAGGATCTGCGCCGCCAGAGCGCGGCTGATTTGACTTCCATGGATTTCCCGGGGTATGCTATTGGAGGGCTCAGCGTCGGAGAGTCCAAGCAGCTTATGTATGAAGTGCTGGATTATACGGTTCCACTGCTGCCGCAAGGGAAACCGCGCTATTTAATGGGCGTAGGTTCACCGGATGCGCTGCTGGAAGGGTCAATCCGCGGAATAGACATGTTCGATTGTGTTCTGCCTACCCGTATTGCCCGCAATGGAACGACGATGACCAGTCAGGGAAGACTCGTTGTACGCAACGCTCAGTATGCCCGTGATTTCGGGCCGCTTGATCCGGAGTGTGATTGCTACACCTGCCGGAATTATTCCCGCGCTTATTTGCGCCATCTGATCAAGGCCGACGAAACCTTCGGCTTGCGGTTAACGACATACCATAATTTACACTTCCTGCTGGAATTGATGCGTAAAGTGCGTGAAGCCATCATGGAAGATCGGCTGCTTGATTTTCGCGATGAGTTTTTTGCACAATACGGATTATATGATAATCTAAAAGGCTTCTAA